In Mucilaginibacter celer, one DNA window encodes the following:
- a CDS encoding FecR family protein gives MGKSRFIELMAKKMDGSATEAELTELQFFLDQHQANKKIEALTNALTGTLKNDKEGLSETTINNSLSDLWVKIKSHKPSETLSQYNNVKPVNYFKWIGWAAAIAVFVIGSLWFYNRRTIEQEAEVVVIKKVDVPYGSLAQVSLPDGTTVKLNAGSHFTYPSAFVGSQREVTLEGEGFFEVTKNAKKPFLVHTEGFTVRVLGTIFNVKAYRGDKSNETTLLKGKVQVELKDDPEKKVILSPHEKLTINTRQYTGRQQTAAITAKVKYEVSTLPLSTGNTYAENAWTENKIMFANNDFEDVALQMERKYNVHMVFTDEKLKKEQISGVLENESLDTALNYLKQIVALQTKTEGNTVYLAYKTKR, from the coding sequence ATGGGAAAATCGAGGTTTATTGAACTGATGGCTAAAAAAATGGATGGTTCGGCTACTGAGGCCGAGCTTACCGAATTGCAGTTTTTTTTAGATCAACATCAGGCCAATAAAAAAATTGAAGCATTAACCAATGCGCTTACCGGTACACTTAAAAATGATAAAGAGGGTTTATCAGAAACAACAATAAATAATAGCCTTAGCGATTTATGGGTAAAGATTAAAAGCCATAAACCATCCGAAACTTTGTCTCAGTATAATAATGTTAAACCCGTTAACTACTTTAAGTGGATTGGCTGGGCCGCTGCTATTGCTGTTTTCGTAATAGGCAGCTTGTGGTTTTATAACCGGCGTACTATTGAGCAGGAAGCCGAAGTTGTAGTTATTAAAAAAGTTGATGTGCCCTACGGCAGCCTGGCGCAGGTTTCACTGCCCGATGGTACCACCGTAAAATTAAACGCAGGCAGTCATTTCACTTATCCATCGGCCTTTGTGGGGTCGCAGCGCGAGGTTACGCTGGAAGGCGAAGGTTTTTTTGAGGTAACAAAAAATGCTAAAAAACCTTTTTTGGTGCATACCGAAGGTTTTACGGTAAGAGTTTTAGGTACTATTTTTAATGTGAAAGCCTACCGTGGCGATAAATCAAACGAAACTACGCTATTAAAAGGTAAGGTACAGGTTGAGTTAAAGGATGACCCGGAAAAGAAAGTGATCTTATCCCCTCATGAAAAACTAACCATCAATACCCGCCAATATACCGGCAGGCAACAAACAGCTGCCATAACAGCTAAGGTAAAATACGAAGTTTCAACGTTGCCTTTAAGCACAGGTAATACCTACGCGGAAAATGCCTGGACCGAGAACAAGATTATGTTTGCCAATAACGATTTTGAAGATGTGGCCCTGCAAATGGAGCGTAAATACAACGTGCATATGGTATTTACCGATGAAAAGCTGAAGAAGGAGCAGATAAGCGGCGTACTCGAAAACGAAAGTCTGGATACAGCGCTGAATTATTTAAAACAGATAGTTGCCCTGCAAACCAAAACGGAGGGCAATACCGTTTACCTGGCTTATAAAACAAAGAGATAA
- a CDS encoding RagB/SusD family nutrient uptake outer membrane protein, producing the protein MKTNKIIYTLISLALVGSGCKKALDLKQQGVYSSGNYFRNEVDAVNAVTGIYSILPEEDYIGHAESTFDTPSDDYWRSGDHGEDEGIENLTYDASNAAIRYPWKWRYEEINRATNCIINIPKITAISTAVKNRSMGEAYFLRAFGYWRLMIIHGDVPIITEADYTSLNFNVPKSSIEDVRKQIESDLLKAVDLLPESYGPVDRGRVSKGTALGLLTKLYMYWEKLPEAIATGQKVISNPAYALAANYADNFTRANESSTELLFSIQAVQNVVQNDFTVYYIPRPWGGYGFSQPLQGLADEFEAGDPRKQATLLSVGDKVDLGDGAGLTTFTADLSATGYAFKKYAVFNTEANGGGVDHSFAVPLMRSADIYLLVAEALIRTQGAGAGDALINQIRHRASASLPAVKNAGMKELIHERRVELAGEDQRHQDLMRWDKKNIVDIAAIYNLAVSKAPLDKSKTVTFVRPKNYYFPLPQVEIDKSKGVLVQNPNFK; encoded by the coding sequence ATGAAAACCAACAAAATAATATATACGCTTATATCACTGGCCCTTGTGGGTAGCGGCTGTAAAAAAGCGCTTGATTTGAAGCAACAAGGTGTTTACAGCTCTGGCAACTATTTCCGCAACGAGGTTGACGCTGTTAATGCGGTAACCGGTATTTACAGTATTTTACCCGAAGAGGATTACATAGGCCACGCCGAATCGACTTTCGATACACCATCAGATGATTACTGGCGCTCGGGCGACCACGGTGAGGATGAAGGCATTGAAAACTTAACTTACGATGCATCTAACGCGGCTATCCGTTACCCCTGGAAATGGAGATATGAGGAAATTAATCGTGCTACCAACTGTATCATCAACATCCCTAAAATAACGGCCATCAGCACAGCTGTGAAAAACCGTAGCATGGGCGAGGCTTATTTTTTAAGAGCTTTTGGTTACTGGAGATTGATGATCATTCATGGTGATGTGCCGATTATTACCGAGGCCGATTATACTTCGCTTAATTTTAACGTACCAAAATCATCTATTGAGGATGTGCGTAAGCAGATAGAATCCGATTTGTTAAAAGCAGTTGATCTGCTGCCTGAAAGCTACGGCCCTGTTGATCGTGGCAGGGTAAGCAAAGGTACCGCGCTTGGCTTGTTAACCAAGTTGTATATGTATTGGGAGAAACTTCCGGAAGCTATTGCAACCGGCCAAAAGGTAATTTCAAACCCGGCTTATGCCTTAGCTGCCAATTATGCCGATAACTTTACCCGCGCGAATGAAAGCAGCACCGAGTTGCTGTTTTCTATCCAGGCGGTACAAAACGTTGTTCAGAACGACTTTACCGTTTATTATATTCCACGCCCGTGGGGTGGCTATGGCTTCAGCCAGCCATTACAAGGTCTTGCCGACGAATTTGAAGCAGGTGACCCGCGTAAGCAGGCAACATTGCTAAGCGTTGGCGATAAAGTTGACCTGGGCGATGGTGCTGGTTTAACAACTTTTACTGCCGATCTTTCGGCAACGGGTTATGCATTCAAGAAATATGCTGTATTTAATACGGAAGCCAATGGCGGTGGTGTTGACCACAGTTTTGCGGTACCGTTAATGCGTTCGGCCGATATTTATTTATTGGTTGCCGAGGCTCTGATCCGCACACAAGGTGCAGGAGCAGGCGACGCGCTTATCAACCAGATCAGGCACAGGGCATCAGCCTCGTTGCCGGCTGTTAAAAACGCCGGTATGAAGGAACTGATTCACGAGCGCCGTGTTGAACTGGCGGGCGAAGATCAGCGTCACCAGGATTTGATGCGCTGGGATAAAAAGAATATTGTTGACATCGCGGCTATTTATAACCTCGCTGTATCAAAAGCTCCGCTTGATAAATCAAAAACAGTAACCTTTGTTCGTCCTAAAAACTATTACTTCCCGCTGCCGCAGGTTGAAATTGATAAAAGTAAAGGCGTTTTGGTTCAGAACCCTAACTTTAAATAA
- a CDS encoding SusC/RagA family TonB-linked outer membrane protein: MKKTRRAFAIPGAPVCLKVILLMKAVFFVILATCMQASASVYSQQKFTLSLKQTEVSTILSKIQKQSDYRFFYNYSAIKRLGKVDLDVKDASISEVLNSLIDDKLPYKIADDHVVIILTPEAGNNPVIVKGKVTDAKGEPLIGVNIRVQGTNQGTTTDINGNFNINVADKAVLEISYIGYEKKTVVVDGAQSLNIILTALPSALTEVVVVGYGTTKKIDVTGAVASVKGSDIQNLPVASATQALDGRAAGVNIVRNDGSPGAASSIRIRGTGTLNDANPLIVVDGVPTSNPDALSDINPNDIASVDILKDASAAAIYGTRAANGVVLVTTKKGTYNQKLSTNINFYDGFTNTTKYLNLLTAPQLYQLKRERYTNDGVAIDAPWNDSYYATQRTDWQRAIMKTGHVINGDVNLTGGNDVSTYYWSTSAYNEDGIIDKTNFKRFSTRFNSEHKVTEWLKLGENIQLNYANNVGFDNNNSQTGLIFSALRFNPAIPLVNPDGTFGSSKAFANQLGDINSPYFTIQQADRFNKKYRALANAFAEISFLKELKLRVNYAYDGTLNRTYNFSLADITQARQNPSSQLTQTEGEISSQLIESFLTYDKVFGKSHITFTGGYSYQNFKAYGFSAWRIGYDDTSIDQRVLATGNSQFNTSARIEPSSLQSGFGRFFYDYDGRFLATLTFRADGSSNFAPSKRWGYFPAFSLGWRLSNEQFIKNITWISNLKLSGGYGELGNQNIGPFQYNSLIRLGSTYENNGYTFGGVGYTGAAVYSLANPDIAWERTAMTNISLDAGFLNNRLSTTLTWFNKNTKDMLLSPPVVGTAGSVTIPNQNIGTMNNKGVEVEINYQGGDNKVKYTVGANASFIKNKVTRLNGAGTFVGSTVYGRSSQEISRTYEGQPIASFYGWKTNGLYQTQADIDNDPALKNDSRKANIRPGDVRFLDLNGDGLIDGNDRTNLGNPNPKVTAGLQGSISYKGFDFSANFTGVFGVSLYNADRMQGIDPTYPFNLYAETLGRWTGPGTSNTIPRLSLDRANDNYRTSDMFVESGSYVSLKNATLGYTLPTTWSKKAALKSVRLYASGQNVFFITGYKGYTPELGYTNGNLQRGVDVAQYPSVRTVTFGVTVKL, translated from the coding sequence ATGAAAAAAACAAGAAGGGCATTTGCCATTCCGGGTGCCCCCGTATGCCTTAAAGTTATCTTGCTAATGAAAGCAGTTTTCTTTGTGATATTGGCTACCTGTATGCAGGCTTCTGCAAGTGTGTACTCGCAACAAAAGTTCACCCTTAGCCTGAAGCAAACAGAGGTAAGTACTATCCTCTCAAAAATTCAAAAACAAAGCGATTACCGCTTTTTTTACAACTACTCGGCCATTAAAAGGCTGGGCAAGGTTGATCTGGATGTAAAAGACGCATCCATCAGCGAAGTACTGAACTCGCTTATCGACGACAAACTCCCCTATAAAATAGCTGATGATCATGTGGTTATCATTTTAACCCCCGAGGCAGGCAACAACCCTGTTATAGTAAAAGGTAAAGTTACCGATGCCAAGGGGGAACCACTGATTGGCGTAAACATCAGGGTGCAGGGAACTAACCAGGGCACCACTACCGATATTAACGGTAACTTCAACATCAACGTGGCTGATAAAGCCGTACTGGAGATCAGCTACATAGGCTACGAAAAAAAAACGGTAGTTGTTGATGGGGCGCAATCATTAAACATAATCCTGACGGCTTTGCCATCTGCTTTAACCGAGGTAGTGGTTGTAGGTTACGGTACAACTAAAAAAATAGATGTTACCGGTGCTGTAGCCAGTGTAAAAGGCAGCGATATTCAAAATCTTCCAGTTGCATCGGCAACGCAGGCTTTGGATGGCCGTGCGGCAGGTGTTAACATAGTACGTAACGATGGCTCGCCGGGTGCTGCGTCAAGTATCCGTATTCGCGGTACCGGTACGCTTAACGATGCCAACCCGCTTATTGTTGTTGATGGTGTACCAACCAGTAACCCCGACGCTTTGAGCGACATCAACCCTAATGATATTGCTTCGGTTGATATATTAAAGGATGCATCTGCGGCAGCTATTTACGGTACCCGTGCTGCCAATGGCGTTGTATTGGTAACTACTAAAAAAGGTACTTACAATCAAAAGTTATCTACCAATATTAATTTTTATGACGGCTTTACCAATACAACCAAATATCTGAACCTGTTAACCGCACCCCAACTTTACCAGTTAAAAAGGGAACGTTATACTAATGACGGTGTTGCTATTGATGCGCCATGGAATGACAGTTACTATGCCACTCAGCGTACCGATTGGCAACGTGCTATCATGAAAACCGGTCACGTTATTAATGGCGACGTTAATTTAACCGGAGGTAATGATGTATCAACCTATTATTGGTCAACCTCGGCTTATAATGAGGACGGTATAATTGATAAAACTAACTTTAAGCGTTTCAGCACACGTTTTAACTCAGAGCATAAGGTAACCGAATGGTTAAAACTGGGCGAAAATATCCAGTTAAACTATGCCAATAACGTGGGCTTTGATAACAATAACTCGCAAACCGGTCTTATTTTTTCGGCGTTGCGCTTTAACCCGGCTATTCCGTTAGTTAATCCTGATGGTACCTTTGGTTCGTCAAAAGCTTTTGCCAACCAGTTAGGTGATATCAACAGTCCTTATTTTACCATACAGCAAGCCGATAGGTTTAACAAAAAGTACCGCGCTTTGGCCAATGCCTTTGCCGAAATTTCTTTTTTGAAAGAGCTGAAACTACGTGTTAACTACGCTTATGATGGTACTTTGAACCGTACCTACAACTTTAGCCTTGCCGATATTACCCAGGCCAGGCAAAACCCAAGCTCGCAACTAACACAAACCGAGGGCGAAATTTCATCACAATTGATAGAGTCATTCCTTACTTATGATAAGGTATTTGGTAAAAGCCACATCACGTTTACAGGTGGTTACTCTTATCAAAACTTTAAAGCTTATGGCTTTAGCGCGTGGCGAATAGGATACGATGATACTTCGATAGATCAGCGTGTGCTTGCTACAGGTAACAGCCAGTTCAACACCAGTGCCCGTATCGAACCATCATCGCTGCAATCAGGTTTTGGCAGGTTCTTTTATGATTATGACGGCCGTTTCCTGGCAACGTTAACGTTCAGGGCTGATGGGTCTTCAAATTTTGCACCATCAAAAAGGTGGGGTTATTTTCCGGCATTCTCTTTAGGCTGGAGGTTATCTAACGAGCAGTTTATTAAAAATATAACCTGGATCAGTAACCTGAAGCTATCGGGCGGTTACGGCGAGCTGGGTAACCAGAACATCGGTCCGTTTCAATATAACAGCTTGATCAGGCTTGGCAGCACTTACGAAAATAACGGTTATACCTTTGGCGGCGTTGGCTATACCGGCGCAGCTGTTTATAGCCTTGCCAACCCGGATATTGCCTGGGAACGTACAGCCATGACCAACATTAGTTTAGATGCAGGCTTTTTGAATAACCGGTTAAGCACCACGCTCACCTGGTTTAATAAAAATACAAAAGATATGCTTTTATCGCCGCCTGTTGTAGGAACCGCCGGTTCGGTAACTATTCCTAACCAAAACATCGGTACCATGAATAATAAAGGCGTGGAGGTTGAAATTAACTACCAGGGTGGCGATAACAAAGTAAAATACACGGTAGGTGCCAATGCATCTTTCATCAAAAATAAAGTAACCAGGCTTAATGGCGCGGGTACTTTTGTTGGCTCAACTGTTTACGGCCGTTCAAGCCAGGAAATTTCCCGTACATATGAGGGGCAGCCAATTGCTTCGTTTTACGGCTGGAAAACAAATGGTTTATACCAAACACAGGCTGATATCGATAACGACCCTGCGCTTAAAAATGACTCGCGCAAGGCTAATATCAGACCCGGCGATGTTCGTTTTCTTGACCTTAACGGCGATGGCCTGATTGATGGTAACGACCGTACCAACCTGGGTAATCCTAACCCTAAAGTTACAGCCGGTTTACAAGGCAGTATCTCCTATAAAGGCTTTGATTTTTCCGCAAACTTTACCGGCGTATTTGGTGTGAGCCTTTACAATGCCGACAGGATGCAGGGTATTGACCCAACCTATCCGTTTAACCTTTATGCCGAAACTTTGGGCAGATGGACAGGACCGGGCACAAGCAACACGATTCCGCGTTTATCGCTTGACAGGGCCAATGATAACTACCGTACATCCGATATGTTTGTTGAAAGCGGAAGTTATGTAAGCCTTAAAAATGCCACTTTGGGTTATACACTTCCAACCACCTGGTCGAAAAAAGCAGCTTTAAAAAGCGTACGATTATATGCATCCGGACAAAATGTATTTTTTATAACCGGCTACAAAGGCTACACACCTGAGTTGGGTTATACCAACGGCAACCTGCAACGTGGGGTTGACGTAGCTCAATACCCATCGGTACGTACAGTAACATTTGGTGTAACAGTTAAATTATAA